A part of Desulfomicrobium baculatum DSM 4028 genomic DNA contains:
- the ffh gene encoding signal recognition particle protein: MFDSLSDRLESVFKKLRGHGRLDESNIQDGLREVRLALLEADVNFKVVKDFVEKVKARALGQDVLGSLTPGQQVIKIVHEELIELLGGENCALNLSGKPPYVIMMSGLQGSGKTTSAAKLALFLRRQKYAPYLVPADVYRPAAIDQLTKLGAELGVPVYPSTVDMNPVDICVDAMRDAELKGCSVILIDTAGRLHIDELLMQELVGIKEKCRPQEILFVADAMTGQDAVTVAEKFNEVLDITGVVLTKMDGDARGGAALSIKSITGKPLKFVGMGERLSELEVFHPDRIASRILGMGDVLTLIEKAQSTIDSKEAEALEKKFRKAEFDLEDFRTQMRRIKKLGSLEGIMKLIPGMGQIRKQLQDVQMPEKELGKVEAMISSMTMAERHEPKIINPSRKQRIAKGSGVTVTEVNQLLKNFEQMQKMMKKMAGGKMPSMPQGGRMPGMPGMGAMPGGMPGMPGALPSGGGGRTAAEAAKLKEKRKKAKKQRRKK; this comes from the coding sequence ATGTTCGATAGCCTGTCCGACCGACTTGAATCGGTCTTTAAAAAACTGCGCGGCCACGGCCGACTCGATGAAAGCAACATCCAGGATGGCTTGCGCGAAGTGCGCCTCGCCCTCCTGGAAGCCGACGTCAATTTCAAGGTCGTCAAGGATTTCGTCGAAAAGGTCAAAGCGCGCGCCCTGGGTCAGGATGTCCTCGGCAGCCTGACGCCCGGCCAGCAGGTCATCAAGATCGTCCACGAAGAGCTGATCGAGCTTCTGGGCGGCGAGAACTGCGCCCTGAACCTGTCGGGCAAGCCGCCCTACGTCATCATGATGTCCGGCCTGCAGGGTTCAGGCAAGACCACGTCGGCGGCCAAACTGGCCCTGTTCCTGCGCCGTCAGAAGTACGCTCCGTACCTGGTCCCCGCCGATGTCTATCGTCCGGCGGCCATCGATCAGCTGACGAAACTCGGCGCGGAGCTGGGCGTTCCGGTCTATCCTTCCACCGTGGACATGAATCCGGTGGATATCTGCGTCGACGCCATGCGCGACGCCGAGCTCAAGGGCTGTTCCGTGATCCTCATCGACACGGCGGGCCGTCTGCACATAGATGAGTTGCTCATGCAGGAGCTGGTCGGCATCAAGGAAAAGTGCCGTCCGCAGGAAATTTTGTTCGTGGCCGATGCCATGACCGGCCAGGACGCGGTGACCGTGGCCGAGAAGTTCAACGAAGTGCTGGACATCACCGGCGTGGTCCTGACCAAGATGGACGGCGATGCCCGCGGCGGCGCGGCCCTGTCCATCAAGTCCATCACCGGCAAGCCGCTCAAGTTTGTCGGCATGGGCGAGCGCCTGAGCGAACTGGAAGTATTTCATCCGGACCGCATTGCGTCCCGGATTCTTGGCATGGGCGATGTCTTGACGCTGATCGAGAAGGCGCAGTCGACCATTGATTCCAAGGAAGCCGAGGCCCTGGAAAAGAAATTCAGGAAGGCCGAATTTGATCTTGAAGATTTCCGTACGCAGATGCGCCGCATCAAGAAGCTTGGTTCCCTCGAAGGCATCATGAAGCTCATTCCGGGCATGGGGCAGATCCGCAAGCAATTGCAGGACGTGCAGATGCCTGAAAAGGAACTGGGCAAGGTCGAGGCCATGATCAGTTCCATGACCATGGCCGAGCGCCATGAACCCAAGATCATCAACCCCAGCCGCAAGCAGCGTATTGCCAAGGGCAGCGGGGTCACGGTGACCGAGGTCAACCAGCTTCTCAAGAATTTTGAGCAGATGCAGAAGATGATGAAGAAGATGGCGGGCGGCAAGATGCCGTCCATGCCGCAGGGTGGCCGCATGCCCGGAATGCCGGGCATGGGCGCGATGCCGGGCGGCATGCCCGGAATGCCCGGCGCGCTTCCTTCCGGAGGCGGCGGACGAACCGCCGCGGAAGCTGCCAAGCTCAAGGAAAAGCGCAAGAAGGCTAAAAAGCAGCGCAGAAAAAAATAG
- the rpsP gene encoding 30S ribosomal protein S16: MALKLRLTRMGSKKKPFYRIVAVDSASRRDGRALDYVGYYNPMTEPAEIKFDQDKVKSWIELGAQPTDTVRSLLKKSGFSK; the protein is encoded by the coding sequence ATGGCTTTGAAACTCAGACTGACCCGCATGGGCTCCAAGAAGAAACCGTTTTACCGCATCGTGGCCGTGGATTCCGCTTCCCGCCGTGACGGCCGGGCCCTTGATTATGTGGGCTATTACAACCCCATGACCGAACCCGCCGAGATCAAGTTCGATCAGGACAAGGTCAAAAGCTGGATCGAACTGGGTGCGCAGCCCACAGATACGGTTCGCTCCTTGCTAAAGAAGTCTGGATTCAGTAAATAG
- a CDS encoding KH domain-containing protein, giving the protein MLKDLIEFIAKSLVDNPDSVSVTEIEGEQTSVIELKVAKEDLGKVIGKQGRTARAMRTILGAASTKIRKRSVLEILE; this is encoded by the coding sequence ATGCTCAAGGATTTGATCGAATTCATTGCCAAGTCTTTGGTAGACAATCCGGACAGTGTCTCGGTGACTGAAATCGAGGGAGAGCAGACCTCCGTCATTGAGCTTAAAGTGGCCAAGGAAGATCTGGGCAAGGTCATCGGCAAGCAGGGGCGCACGGCCAGGGCCATGCGAACCATCTTGGGCGCCGCTTCAACCAAAATCAGGAAGCGTTCAGTCCTGGAAATTCTGGAGTAA
- the rimM gene encoding ribosome maturation factor RimM (Essential for efficient processing of 16S rRNA): MSEEKLDPVKLVELGRVQKPHGLRGELCIEPYADSPFIFEGLTRVYLRLPGKKPKPCVLEGWRAHQGRALITVDRSQGRDQAEAWRGADVLARERDLPPLDEDEFRPEDLLGLPVMHVNGSRIGVLEDIRDVAGQELWFILDDAGNEIMLPAVDEFILDIDLEAGVILVDPPDGLLELYQQP; encoded by the coding sequence GTGTCCGAAGAGAAGTTGGACCCGGTAAAGCTCGTGGAACTGGGTCGGGTTCAGAAACCACACGGCCTCAGGGGGGAGCTCTGCATCGAACCATATGCAGACTCCCCTTTCATCTTTGAGGGGTTGACCCGCGTCTATCTGCGGCTTCCGGGCAAAAAGCCCAAGCCTTGCGTGCTGGAAGGATGGCGCGCGCATCAGGGCCGCGCTCTGATCACCGTGGACCGCTCCCAGGGGCGGGATCAGGCCGAGGCCTGGCGCGGCGCCGACGTGCTGGCCCGGGAGCGCGACCTGCCGCCGCTGGATGAGGACGAGTTCCGCCCGGAAGACCTGCTCGGTCTGCCGGTCATGCACGTCAACGGTTCCCGCATCGGCGTCCTGGAGGATATCCGGGACGTGGCCGGGCAGGAGCTGTGGTTCATTCTGGACGATGCCGGCAACGAGATCATGCTTCCGGCCGTGGATGAGTTCATCCTTGATATCGACCTTGAGGCCGGCGTCATCCTGGTCGATCCCCCGGACGGCCTGCTCGAATTGTATCAACAGCCATGA
- the trmD gene encoding tRNA (guanosine(37)-N1)-methyltransferase TrmD: MRFSVVTIFPEFFDSPLSCGLLSKAREKGLVEFSFINPRDHSTDKHHNVDDRPYGGGPGMVMAVDPIRRALATLSPTARVLMLSPKGRPLTQALARELAAEEEIALLCGRYEGIDARLEELCDIEPVSVGDFVLNGGETGALCLIEAVSRLVPDFMGKDESADEESFSSGLLEYPHYTRPEEYEGLKVPQVLSSGHHGRITAWRREKSLETTLALRPDILDRAALTDDDIAYLKGLERTRPGRNLFVALVHYPVENKSGQTITTSLTNLDLHDIARVSCTYGLGGYFVCTPVADQQDLARTLVGHWREGYGLKANPDRGTALGRVRVVGLLDEAIAHITDCTGVRPKVVATSAKAGNMTCAQVARMLTEEPVLLVLGTGYGLHRDVLAGADGMLRAIRFMDRYNHLSVRSAASIMVDRLLGDIG; the protein is encoded by the coding sequence ATGCGATTTTCCGTCGTCACCATTTTTCCCGAATTTTTCGATTCCCCCCTGTCTTGCGGACTTTTGTCCAAGGCCAGGGAAAAGGGACTCGTCGAATTTTCGTTCATCAACCCGCGCGATCACTCCACGGACAAGCATCACAATGTCGATGACCGTCCCTACGGGGGCGGGCCGGGCATGGTCATGGCCGTGGACCCGATCCGTCGCGCTCTGGCCACGCTTTCACCCACGGCCCGGGTGCTCATGCTCAGTCCCAAGGGCCGGCCGCTGACCCAGGCGCTGGCCCGTGAATTGGCCGCGGAGGAAGAGATCGCGCTGTTGTGCGGACGCTATGAGGGCATCGACGCGCGGCTTGAAGAGCTGTGCGATATCGAACCCGTCAGCGTGGGCGATTTTGTCCTGAACGGCGGCGAGACCGGAGCCCTGTGCCTGATCGAGGCCGTGAGCCGGCTGGTCCCTGATTTCATGGGCAAGGACGAAAGCGCGGACGAGGAGAGTTTCAGCTCGGGCCTGCTTGAATATCCCCATTACACCAGGCCCGAGGAGTACGAGGGGCTGAAGGTGCCACAGGTGCTGTCCTCGGGACATCATGGTCGCATCACGGCCTGGCGGCGGGAGAAGAGCCTGGAGACGACTCTCGCCTTGCGCCCGGACATCCTTGACCGGGCGGCGCTGACCGATGACGATATCGCGTATTTGAAAGGGCTGGAGAGGACAAGGCCGGGCCGGAATCTTTTCGTGGCGCTGGTCCATTACCCGGTTGAAAATAAATCGGGGCAGACCATCACTACGTCTTTGACAAACCTTGACCTCCACGATATTGCACGCGTTTCGTGTACCTATGGGCTCGGCGGATATTTTGTCTGCACCCCGGTCGCGGATCAGCAGGACCTTGCCCGCACCCTTGTCGGCCATTGGCGCGAAGGTTACGGGCTCAAGGCAAATCCGGATCGGGGCACCGCCCTGGGCCGGGTCCGGGTGGTCGGCCTTTTGGACGAGGCCATCGCCCACATCACGGATTGCACGGGCGTGCGTCCCAAGGTCGTGGCCACCAGCGCCAAGGCTGGAAACATGACCTGCGCCCAGGTTGCCCGGATGCTTACGGAGGAACCCGTCCTCCTGGTGCTGGGCACCGGATACGGCTTGCATCGCGACGTTTTGGCAGGGGCCGACGGCATGTTGCGGGCCATACGTTTTATGGATAGGTACAACCACCTTTCCGTCCGTTCCGCGGCTTCCATCATGGTGGACCGCCTGCTGGGCGATATCGGATAA
- the rplS gene encoding 50S ribosomal protein L19, producing the protein MNIIQKIENEHLRADHPRFRAGDTVKVHTRIIEGEKERIQVFQGVVLRLKKGTTDSTFIVRKVSDGVGVERIFPLHAPTIDRIEVISEGVVRQSRIYYLRSLRGKAARIKTKNAW; encoded by the coding sequence ATGAACATCATCCAGAAGATTGAAAACGAGCACCTGCGTGCCGACCATCCCCGCTTCCGCGCCGGCGACACGGTCAAGGTGCATACCCGCATCATCGAAGGCGAGAAGGAACGCATCCAGGTTTTCCAGGGCGTGGTTCTGCGTTTGAAGAAGGGCACCACCGACAGCACGTTCATCGTGCGCAAGGTTTCCGACGGCGTCGGCGTGGAGCGCATCTTCCCCCTGCATGCCCCGACCATCGACCGCATTGAAGTTATTTCCGAAGGCGTGGTTCGTCAGAGCCGCATCTACTACCTGCGTAGCCTCAGGGGCAAAGCTGCCCGTATCAAGACCAAGAACGCCTGGTAG
- a CDS encoding ribonuclease HII: MFSPKGCTQFADEIQAGVDEAGRGCLAGPVVAGAVILPPDFDLPGLTDSKKLSSRRRVVLAQAIKAQAVSWALGFSWPGEIDRINILQASLAAMARAVEALRVSPGLVLVDGNQRFPSSLPQKTVVGGDALHPCISAASILAKTFRDDLLLCMDQRYPGYGLAVHKGYGTKAHLDALRRLGPSPAHRVSFRGVGPTPREAQLWLPGI, from the coding sequence TTGTTCAGCCCCAAAGGCTGCACTCAGTTTGCGGATGAGATTCAGGCCGGCGTCGACGAAGCCGGACGCGGCTGTCTTGCCGGTCCGGTGGTGGCGGGGGCAGTCATATTGCCTCCGGATTTCGACCTTCCGGGACTGACCGATTCCAAAAAGCTCTCCTCGCGACGGCGCGTGGTGCTTGCACAAGCCATCAAGGCCCAGGCAGTGTCCTGGGCCTTAGGTTTTTCCTGGCCCGGCGAAATCGACCGCATCAACATCCTGCAGGCCTCACTGGCCGCCATGGCCCGTGCCGTGGAAGCCCTGAGAGTCAGTCCGGGCCTGGTGCTGGTGGACGGCAACCAGCGTTTCCCCTCTTCTCTGCCCCAAAAGACCGTGGTCGGCGGCGACGCCCTTCATCCCTGCATCTCCGCAGCCTCAATCCTGGCCAAGACCTTTCGGGACGATCTGTTGCTGTGCATGGATCAGCGCTATCCGGGTTACGGGCTGGCCGTGCACAAGGGCTACGGCACCAAGGCGCATCTTGATGCCTTGCGCCGCCTGGGGCCAAGCCCCGCGCACCGGGTCAGTTTTCGCGGCGTCGGACCGACGCCGCGGGAGGCGCAGCTGTGGCTGCCCGGCATCTGA
- a CDS encoding YraN family protein has translation MAARHLITGQAGEELAAAFLVEKGMRIVERNFRCASGEIDLICEDAGTIVFVEVKTRSGAVRGEPGEAIGPAKKKRLIKAGALYLSRHRAWSRPCRFDLVGILFLHGETVVEHWEDIIDVRDGLDRGHAPWQPW, from the coding sequence GTGGCTGCCCGGCATCTGATCACCGGCCAGGCCGGAGAAGAGCTGGCTGCGGCCTTTTTAGTGGAAAAGGGGATGCGGATCGTTGAGCGCAATTTTCGCTGCGCGAGCGGCGAGATCGATTTGATTTGCGAGGACGCCGGAACGATCGTTTTTGTCGAGGTCAAAACCCGTTCCGGAGCCGTGCGCGGCGAGCCCGGCGAAGCCATCGGACCGGCCAAGAAGAAACGCCTGATCAAGGCCGGGGCGTTATACTTGAGCCGCCATCGCGCCTGGAGCAGGCCATGCCGGTTCGACCTGGTCGGCATTCTTTTTCTGCACGGGGAAACGGTCGTCGAACACTGGGAGGATATCATTGATGTACGGGACGGTCTGGATCGTGGCCACGCCCCTTGGCAACCTTGGTGA
- the rsmI gene encoding 16S rRNA (cytidine(1402)-2'-O)-methyltransferase, with protein MYGTVWIVATPLGNLGDFSPRARQTLEEADVILAEDTRRAGHLLQLAGVAGKRFLSLHEHNESSRIAEVLALLEQGLTVAVVSDAGTPLIADPGYRLVAACRQQGISVVPVPGPCAPITALMASGLPPYPFVFLGFLPRKGGDARTLLRSYAQIGATLVFFERKNRVLPTLELAFEVLGEREFCLARELTKKHEQFINGRLGQLRDFTEELLGEVTVVIGPPEEIAATSRTDVLDRVQGMMRAGMHAKDAARTVRDQTSGWSVKEIYELIVEQNAE; from the coding sequence ATGTACGGGACGGTCTGGATCGTGGCCACGCCCCTTGGCAACCTTGGTGATTTCTCTCCCCGGGCGCGGCAGACGTTGGAAGAAGCCGATGTCATTCTGGCCGAGGATACCCGGCGGGCCGGACATCTGTTGCAGCTGGCCGGAGTTGCGGGCAAGCGTTTTTTAAGCCTGCATGAACACAACGAGAGCTCCCGCATTGCCGAGGTGCTGGCGTTGCTGGAGCAGGGGCTCACGGTCGCGGTCGTATCCGATGCGGGCACTCCGCTTATCGCCGACCCCGGCTACCGCCTGGTCGCGGCCTGCCGTCAGCAGGGCATAAGTGTCGTTCCCGTGCCCGGTCCCTGCGCGCCCATCACGGCGCTCATGGCCAGTGGCCTTCCTCCATACCCTTTTGTTTTTCTCGGATTCTTGCCGCGCAAGGGCGGAGATGCCCGCACGCTGCTGCGGTCCTACGCGCAGATCGGTGCGACCCTGGTTTTTTTCGAGCGCAAGAACCGGGTGCTGCCGACTCTGGAGCTCGCTTTCGAGGTGCTGGGAGAGAGGGAATTTTGTCTGGCCCGGGAATTGACCAAGAAACATGAGCAGTTTATCAATGGCAGGCTTGGTCAACTCCGCGATTTCACGGAGGAGCTTCTGGGCGAGGTGACCGTGGTCATCGGTCCGCCCGAAGAGATTGCCGCCACGTCCCGAACCGATGTCCTGGACCGGGTTCAGGGCATGATGCGGGCGGGCATGCACGCCAAGGACGCAGCGCGGACCGTGCGGGATCAAACCAGCGGGTGGTCGGTCAAAGAGATCTACGAACTGATTGTGGAACAGAACGCGGAGTAA
- a CDS encoding PTS system mannose/fructose/sorbose family transporter subunit IID, whose amino-acid sequence MDTRILLQIFLRTYMVGATFNTKGMQNVGLAYIMDPGLRALYAAEPRALKRARGRYLKHYNTHPFWTPLLVGIFLSMEKKIALGMLPADILPKLRSTTVYTLSALGDSFFGGSFLVLWSLVGVNLAVAGCTGTLVVWICLCLCGLQIFKMYTFGRGYAQGLSFLQRLKSWNLIDWGQRLKLINSVLVALFVLQATPAGGLWTLAWAAGAGLLALAGFMREWDRSMLLAALVLGGLVLPWEKIFAFVSM is encoded by the coding sequence GTGGATACGCGGATCCTGCTGCAGATTTTCCTGCGCACATATATGGTTGGCGCCACATTCAACACCAAGGGGATGCAGAATGTCGGGCTGGCCTATATCATGGACCCGGGTCTGCGTGCGCTTTACGCCGCGGAGCCGCGAGCCTTGAAGCGTGCACGCGGCCGCTATCTGAAGCACTACAACACCCATCCTTTCTGGACGCCGCTGTTGGTCGGAATTTTTTTGTCCATGGAGAAAAAGATCGCGCTCGGCATGCTTCCGGCGGATATTCTCCCTAAACTGCGTTCGACCACCGTCTACACCTTGTCGGCCCTGGGCGATTCTTTTTTCGGGGGCAGTTTTCTGGTTTTGTGGTCCCTGGTAGGCGTCAATCTGGCGGTCGCGGGATGCACCGGAACGCTTGTGGTCTGGATCTGTCTATGCCTCTGCGGGCTGCAGATTTTCAAGATGTACACCTTCGGGCGCGGCTATGCCCAGGGGCTTTCTTTTCTGCAGCGTCTCAAGTCCTGGAATCTGATTGATTGGGGGCAGCGGCTCAAGCTGATCAACAGCGTCCTGGTGGCCCTTTTTGTGCTGCAGGCAACTCCTGCCGGAGGGCTGTGGACGTTGGCCTGGGCCGCAGGTGCCGGACTCTTGGCCTTGGCTGGTTTCATGCGTGAGTGGGATCGCTCCATGCTTTTGGCGGCGCTGGTTCTGGGCGGCCTCGTGCTGCCCTGGGAAAAGATTTTTGCTTTTGTATCCATGTAG
- a CDS encoding HPr family phosphocarrier protein — translation MGEVQEKVIRVGNSLGLHARPAGKISQEAQRYAASITVHSCDMEADAKSILDLLSLAAPQGTELTLRAQGPDAGDAITGVSKLFEDMFGEDR, via the coding sequence ATGGGCGAAGTGCAGGAAAAGGTTATCCGGGTCGGGAACAGCCTCGGGCTTCATGCCCGGCCCGCAGGAAAGATTTCTCAGGAAGCCCAGCGCTATGCGGCCTCCATCACAGTCCATTCCTGTGATATGGAGGCCGATGCCAAATCCATCCTCGACCTGCTTTCCCTGGCCGCTCCGCAGGGAACCGAGCTGACCCTGCGTGCGCAGGGCCCCGATGCCGGCGATGCCATCACAGGCGTTTCAAAACTTTTTGAAGACATGTTCGGAGAGGATCGCTGA
- the ptsP gene encoding phosphoenolpyruvate--protein phosphotransferase, whose translation MASRTLFGIPVSAGIAIGRAYYLNKSHFSGTVRQTVPDADVPFERERLTRAFDAALHDLERILSLVPEDLKEHSAIIESHLMMLRDHKFRKRALDHIALSRVNAEWSLERAVGDVQEIFASIADEYLRQRMQDVRLVAERVLGKLVGGESGHQAIKHRAILLAHDLSPADTIELDVNKIMAFATAQGGKTSHAGILARSLQIPAVVGVEGLGDDLAEGGIIILDGFHGRIIIDPDEDELARYTDLQTQFETYQATIMRSCHLPAETIDGYRVQVLANIELFEEVVAVNDNGGEGIGLFRSEYSYLNRNGMPSEEELTEIYMDMASLVAPKKLVIRTLDVGADKLMRMQSSAEANPALGLRAIRYCLKHREVFRTQLRAILKASVLGNVSIMFPMISGLQELVEVKKFYREVQEEMHSEGVCFREDMPMGIMIEVPSAVITADFLAREVDFFSIGTNDLIQYSLGIDRTNKDVSYLYQPLHPAIVRSIKWVVDSAHRAGIEVCLCGELAADPFCIPVLMGMQVDSISLGPQAIPGIKRIVRQASMEECNALLKQVMASHSVARNNKLVREMIFRRFPEELMFYSSLVDD comes from the coding sequence ATGGCTTCCCGCACGCTCTTCGGTATTCCCGTCTCGGCCGGCATCGCCATTGGCCGCGCGTATTACCTCAACAAAAGTCACTTCTCCGGCACGGTCCGCCAGACCGTGCCCGATGCGGATGTGCCTTTTGAAAGGGAGCGTCTGACCCGCGCCTTTGATGCGGCCCTGCACGACCTGGAACGAATCCTCTCCCTGGTGCCGGAGGATTTGAAGGAACACTCGGCCATCATCGAGTCCCACCTGATGATGCTGCGCGATCACAAGTTCCGCAAACGGGCCCTGGACCACATCGCCCTTTCCCGGGTCAATGCCGAATGGTCCCTGGAGAGGGCCGTCGGGGATGTGCAGGAGATATTCGCCTCCATCGCCGACGAATACTTGCGGCAGCGCATGCAGGATGTCCGCCTGGTGGCCGAGAGGGTGCTCGGCAAGCTGGTCGGCGGGGAAAGCGGGCATCAGGCCATCAAGCACCGCGCCATTCTGCTGGCTCATGATTTGTCCCCGGCGGACACCATCGAGCTCGATGTGAACAAGATCATGGCTTTCGCCACGGCCCAGGGCGGCAAGACCTCCCACGCCGGCATCCTCGCCCGCTCCCTGCAAATCCCGGCCGTGGTCGGGGTGGAGGGTCTGGGCGACGATCTGGCCGAGGGCGGGATCATCATCCTGGACGGGTTCCATGGGCGCATCATCATCGACCCCGACGAGGACGAGCTGGCCCGCTACACGGACCTGCAGACCCAGTTCGAGACCTACCAGGCCACGATCATGCGCTCCTGCCATCTGCCCGCCGAGACCATCGACGGATATCGGGTGCAGGTTTTGGCCAATATCGAGCTTTTTGAAGAGGTCGTGGCGGTCAACGACAACGGCGGGGAAGGCATTGGGCTCTTCCGTTCCGAGTACAGCTATCTGAACCGGAACGGGATGCCCAGCGAGGAGGAGCTGACCGAGATTTACATGGACATGGCCTCCCTGGTCGCGCCCAAGAAGCTGGTCATCCGCACGCTGGACGTGGGCGCGGACAAGCTCATGCGCATGCAGTCTTCGGCCGAGGCCAACCCTGCCCTGGGGCTGCGGGCCATCCGCTATTGCCTGAAGCACCGGGAAGTGTTCCGCACGCAGTTGCGCGCCATTTTGAAGGCCAGCGTGCTGGGCAACGTGTCCATCATGTTTCCCATGATTTCCGGCCTGCAGGAACTGGTGGAGGTCAAGAAGTTCTACCGCGAAGTCCAGGAAGAGATGCACAGCGAGGGGGTCTGCTTCCGCGAGGACATGCCCATGGGCATCATGATCGAGGTGCCCAGCGCCGTTATCACCGCTGATTTTCTGGCCCGCGAGGTGGACTTTTTCAGCATCGGCACTAATGACCTCATTCAGTATTCGCTTGGCATCGACCGCACCAACAAGGACGTGTCCTATCTGTACCAGCCCCTGCATCCGGCCATCGTGCGCTCCATCAAATGGGTGGTGGACTCGGCCCACCGGGCCGGCATCGAGGTCTGCCTGTGCGGCGAACTGGCGGCCGATCCGTTTTGCATCCCGGTGCTCATGGGCATGCAGGTCGACTCCATCAGCCTCGGGCCCCAGGCCATTCCGGGCATCAAGCGCATTGTCCGCCAGGCCTCCATGGAGGAATGCAACGCCCTTTTGAAGCAGGTCATGGCCAGCCATTCGGTGGCCCGCAACAACAAGCTCGTCCGGGAAATGATCTTCCGCCGTTTCCCTGAGGAGCTCATGTTCTACTCCTCCCTGGTGGACGACTAG
- the smpB gene encoding SsrA-binding protein SmpB — protein MCAKPTGIKIIAANRKARHFYELLDFIEAGIMLTGSEVKSLRDGKVNFMDGYVRISDGEAFLSGVHISTYANAGYAQHVPDRERKLLMHRHEIHSLKSKMEQKGLTLVPTKLYFKDGKIKIELALAKGKKVYDRREDLKQKAVNRDTEREMNRA, from the coding sequence ATGTGCGCCAAGCCCACAGGCATCAAGATCATCGCGGCCAACCGCAAGGCCCGTCACTTTTACGAACTGCTCGACTTCATCGAGGCCGGGATCATGCTGACCGGCTCCGAGGTCAAATCCCTGCGTGACGGAAAGGTCAACTTCATGGACGGCTACGTGCGCATCTCGGACGGCGAGGCCTTTCTTTCGGGCGTGCACATCTCCACCTACGCCAACGCCGGATACGCGCAGCATGTCCCGGACCGGGAGAGAAAGCTGCTCATGCACCGTCATGAGATACATTCGCTCAAATCAAAGATGGAGCAGAAGGGGCTGACCCTGGTGCCGACCAAACTGTATTTCAAGGACGGCAAGATCAAGATCGAGCTGGCCCTGGCCAAGGGCAAGAAGGTCTACGACCGGCGCGAGGATTTGAAGCAGAAAGCTGTGAACCGCGACACCGAGCGGGAGATGAACCGGGCCTGA
- a CDS encoding cysteine hydrolase family protein codes for MNEHNRALLIIDMQYDFAVPGGACEVAGAHATIPVIRKVLTSFRDLGRPVFHIVREYRSDGSDVEISRQEALKTRPMVVPGTPGARIAPGLEPIEGEYRIVKQRFSAFMFTELDLILRRKGISHLAVTGTQLPFCLRATLFDGLSLGYHMTLLTDASSSRTQEIHLANIRDIRDAGMACVTVEEYLSGITPPA; via the coding sequence ATGAACGAACATAACCGCGCGCTTCTGATCATCGACATGCAATACGACTTCGCCGTGCCCGGCGGGGCCTGCGAGGTAGCAGGAGCCCACGCCACCATTCCCGTCATCCGCAAGGTCCTGACTTCGTTTCGGGACCTGGGACGGCCGGTCTTTCACATCGTGCGGGAATACCGCAGCGATGGCTCCGACGTTGAAATTTCACGCCAGGAGGCCTTGAAAACACGCCCCATGGTGGTGCCCGGCACCCCGGGAGCCCGCATCGCGCCGGGCCTGGAGCCCATCGAAGGCGAATACCGCATCGTCAAGCAACGCTTCAGCGCCTTCATGTTCACGGAGCTGGATCTGATCCTGCGCCGCAAGGGGATCTCGCATCTGGCCGTGACCGGCACGCAGTTGCCGTTCTGCCTGCGCGCCACCCTTTTCGACGGCTTGAGCCTGGGCTATCACATGACCTTACTCACCGACGCCTCATCCTCGCGCACGCAGGAAATTCATCTGGCCAACATCCGCGACATCCGCGACGCGGGCATGGCCTGCGTGACTGTGGAGGAATACCTGTCAGGCATCACCCCTCCGGCCTGA